Proteins encoded in a region of the Enterococcus gilvus ATCC BAA-350 genome:
- a CDS encoding DNA cytosine methyltransferase, whose product MKFIDLFAGVGGFRFGMERAGHTCVGYVEWDKYARKSYEAIHQVTDEWTRHDITKISDEEWKELRGKVDIICGGFPCQSFSIAGKRRGFLETRGTMFFEIARAAKQIQPRFLFLENVKGLLSHDKGNTFRTILSTLDELGYDAEWCVCNNKWFGIPQNRERTFIVASLRGFGRSEIFPVRRENKQTSSNDLKRVNDADKTKEFAGFDISNRFYDTSGISPTITTHEKPKIMVAGNVNPSERGMSGKVYYSEGLSPTLTAGTGEGPKILLSKTDLEKLNNALHVKTVLTDKGERSLFIREATKKGFSEAKPGDSVNLAFPSSRNRRGRVGRQVSNTIVTGNSQGVVTNDLRIRKLTPKECWRLQSFPDWAYERAAKVVSASQLYKQAGNSVAQEVVYQTALHAFN is encoded by the coding sequence ATAAAATTTATTGATTTATTCGCAGGTGTCGGTGGATTTCGCTTTGGAATGGAGCGCGCCGGTCATACTTGTGTCGGATATGTTGAATGGGATAAATATGCACGGAAAAGTTATGAAGCAATCCATCAGGTCACAGATGAATGGACACGCCATGACATTACTAAAATTTCTGATGAAGAATGGAAGGAGTTACGTGGAAAAGTTGATATCATTTGTGGAGGATTCCCTTGCCAAAGTTTTAGTATCGCCGGAAAACGAAGAGGTTTTCTGGAAACTAGAGGAACAATGTTTTTCGAAATTGCCCGAGCGGCCAAACAAATCCAACCACGGTTTCTTTTTCTTGAAAACGTCAAGGGGTTACTCAGCCACGATAAAGGGAATACTTTTAGAACAATCCTCTCAACGCTTGATGAATTGGGGTATGATGCAGAATGGTGCGTATGTAACAATAAGTGGTTTGGAATTCCGCAAAACCGAGAGCGTACCTTCATTGTCGCAAGTCTTAGAGGATTCGGTCGATCCGAAATATTTCCTGTCAGAAGAGAAAACAAACAAACTTCTTCAAACGATCTAAAGCGAGTCAATGATGCGGATAAGACTAAAGAATTCGCTGGATTTGATATATCAAATCGATTCTATGATACTTCTGGCATTTCGCCTACGATCACTACACATGAAAAGCCCAAGATCATGGTAGCTGGAAATGTTAATCCTAGTGAGCGTGGAATGAGTGGAAAAGTTTATTACAGTGAAGGACTTTCACCAACTTTAACTGCTGGAACAGGTGAAGGACCAAAAATTCTATTGTCCAAAACAGATTTAGAAAAATTGAATAATGCATTACACGTAAAGACTGTTCTTACTGATAAAGGGGAACGGTCTCTTTTTATTCGAGAAGCTACGAAGAAAGGATTTAGCGAGGCAAAACCAGGTGATAGTGTCAATTTAGCTTTTCCATCATCAAGGAATCGTCGCGGACGTGTAGGAAGACAAGTCTCTAATACGATCGTTACTGGAAATTCTCAAGGCGTCGTGACCAATGATTTACGAATTAGAAAGCTTACTCCAAAGGAATGCTGGAGACTGCAGAGCTTTCCAGATTGGGCTTATGAGCGAGCAGCAAAAGTAGTATCCGCTAGTCAATTATACAAACAAGCTGGCAATAGCGTGGCCCAAGAGGTAGTTTATCAAACTGCTTTACACGCATTCAATTAA